The following proteins come from a genomic window of Neoarius graeffei isolate fNeoGra1 chromosome 26, fNeoGra1.pri, whole genome shotgun sequence:
- the LOC132874001 gene encoding taste receptor type 1 member 3: MARQAKLLILCFLLSSARGANPPWFQNISTNLFSSPGDILLGGLFPINQLTSNLTERVKPDDIHCQSVDEHGLALALVMKYTIDEINAMPDLLPNVKLGFENYDDCRQSAIILKPTLRFFTTPNSDEVDVMCNYTEYMTRVHAVIGPSSSEMAAIIGQLVSFFLMPQVSYRATSEGFSDKLTYPSFMRTAPSDSWQAMAMVQLLQEFGWNWVAVIGSDETYGKEGQEQVSRNAANGGICVAYEGLIPVYNNPVPTILEILDGIVKAKVGVVVVFASSQASTTFFKEVIRMNMTGVWLASTAWAVHNSIISLPGIETIGTVLGFADMAQPIDLLSPYVQQLFTKMEQERLQMQITPPSPDVSPLENPCPGCWSLSPANLSIVETELVRRTAFSVYSAVYSVAQALHNMLNCNATTCTRHPKTDNIYPWQLLPWVQKVSVTLNGTQISFDAKGNPSIGYDLLAWVFQNHSVIFKNIGTFVQNLTIYKKLIKWHTTNNTVPTSTCSSDCLSGQVRIVKGFYSCCFDCSDCLEGTYQNRTDDIRCTKCPPRQWSTFRSTSCVFPTYEYLAYSSFESVSLMLAGLLLLSCQAAMGILFFQHRGTPLLKALGGPLCGLGLISLMGSCISLVLYLGQPNDDICRVQILLYVMFPTVALSTILAISMQIVYVCEFPEKAPENMESLQGIGSWSLVLACCGVQSGLVGWFILEGPSLTKWVDSLEINFVKQFLPCPIEPILNFGLMLGFNGLLALICFMCTFMAPKPVRQYNFARDITIASLIYCVIWVIFIPIYAGLGDKEKTIAQVVFALISNTALTVGYYLPKCHLLVKEPDLNKNEYFASILEGIPPIPPEEPPQDKNKPDDKKDNKEDNKEEDKNENKEESKEESKEENKEDNN; this comes from the exons ATGGCCAGACAGGCGAAGCTGCTGATTCTTTGTTTCTTACTCAGTTCTGCTCGTGGTGCAAATCCGCCGTGGTTCCAGAACATCTCCACAAATCTCTTCAGCTCTCCTGGAGATATTCTACTCGGTGGACTTTTTCCCATCAACCAACTGACCAGTAACCTGACTGAGAGAGTGAAACCGGATGATATTCACTGCCAGAG TGTTGATGAGCATGGCCTCGCGCTGGCACTAGTGATGAAGTACACGATAGACGAGATCAACGCTATGCCTGACCTTCTTCCTAATGTGAAGCTGGGCTTCGAGAACTATGATGACTGCAGACAGTCGGCAATCATCCTGAAGCCCACGCTGCGTTTCTTCACCACGCCCAACTCAGACGAGGTGGACGTCATGTGTAACTACACCGAGTACATGACCAGAGTTCACGCAGTCATTGGCCCGTCCAGCTCCGAGATGGCTGCTATCATTGGCCAGCTGGTGAGCTTTTTCTTGATGCCACAG GTCAGCTACAGAGCCACCAGTGAGGGGTTCAGTGATAAGCTGACGTACCCATCATTTATGCGCACTGCTCCCAGTGACAGTTGGCAGGCCATGGCGATGGTGCAGCTGTTGCAGGAGTTCGGCTGGAACTGGGTGGCAGTGATCGGCAGTGATGAGACGTACGGCAAAGAGGGTCAAGAGCAGGTGTCCCGTAACGCTGCCAATGGGGGCATTTGTGTAGCATACGAAGGGCTAATACCAGTCTACAACAACCCGGTGCCTACTATATTGGAGATCCTGGATGGCATAGTGAAGGCTAAAGTGGGTGTAGTGGTGGTGTTCGCATCCTCCCAAGCAAGCACCACCTTCTTCAAAGAG GTAATCAGGATGAACATGACAGGAGTCTGGCTAGCAAGCACAGCGTGGGCTGTACACAACAGCATCATCAGCCTGCCTGGCATTGAGACTATTGGCACTGTGCTGGGTTTCGCTGACATGGCCCAACCCATCGATCTGCTCAGCCCGTACGTACAGCAGCTTTTCACCAAGATGGAGCAAGAAAGGCTGCAAATGCAAATCACACCACCATCTCCTGACGTCTCCCCGCTGGAGAACCCATGTCCAGGCTGCTGGAGCCTTTCTCCTGCAAACTTGAGCATCGTGGAAACAGAGCTGGTGCGGCGCACTGCCTTCAGCGTCTACTCCGCTGTTTACAGCGTGGCCCAGGCCCTGCACAACATGCTCAACTGCAACGCAACCACATGCACCAGACATCCCAAGACTGACAATATCTATCCCTGGCAG TTGCTGCCATGGGTACAGAAGGTTTCTGTGACGTTGAATGGAACACAAATCAGCTTTGACGCAAAGGGAAACCCAAGTATCGGATATGATTTGTTAGCATGGGTCTTCCAGAACCACAGTGTGATCTTCAAAAACATTGGGACCTTCGTCCAGAACCTGACGATTTATAAGAAACTCATCAAATGGCATACAACCAATAATACG GTCCCAACATCTACATGCTCCTCAGACTGTCTATCAGGACAAGTGCGTATAGTTAAAGGATTTTATTCCTGCTGCTTTGACTGCAGTGACTGTTTAGAGGGAACCTACCAAAACAGAACAG ATGATATCCGATGCACCAAATGTCCTCCACGCCAATGGTCCACGTTCCGCAGTACCAGCTGCGTCTTCCCCACCTACGAATACCTGGCTTATTCATCTTTTGAATCAGTGTCTCTGATGCTGGCTGGACTTCTGCTGCTGTCCTGCCAGGCTGCAATGGGCATCCTGTTCTTCCAACACCGAGGGACGCCACTCCTGAAAGCATTGGGAGGACCTCTGTGTGGCTTGGGTCTGATCAGTCTGATGGGAAGCTGTATTAGTCTGGTGTTGTACCTGGGTCAGCCGAATGATGACATTTGCCGTGTCCAGATACTTCTGTATGTCATGTTCCCCACTGTGGCCCTGTCCACCATCCTGGCTATCTCCATGCAG aTTGTTTATGTATGTGAGTTCCCGGAAAAAGCTCCAGAGAACATGGAGAGCCTGCAAGGCATTGGCAGCTGGAGTCTGGTGTTAGCATGCTGTGGCGTTCAATCAGGGCTTGTTGGCTGGTTTATCCTTGAAGGGCCTTCGCTCACCAAGTGGGTAGACAGTCTGGAAATTAATTTTGTGAAGCAGTTCCTACCCTGTCCCATTGAGCCCATACTGAACTTTGGCCTCATGCTGGGTTTCAATGGCCTGCTGGCCTTGATCTGCTTCATGTGCACCTTCATGGCACCAAAGCCAGTCAGGCAGTATAACTTTGCAAGAGACATTACCATCGCCAGCCTGATCTATTGTGTAATATGGGTCATATTTATCCCAATTTATGCAGGCCTGGGGGACAAAGAGAAGACGATCGCTCAAGTAGTGTTCGCTTTGATTAGCAATACAGCGCTCACAGTTGGATATTACCTTCCAAAGTGTCACCTCCTGGTCAAGGAGCCAGACCTCAACAAAAATGAATATTTCGCCTCGATCTTAGAGGGGATCCCACCGATACCACCCGAGGAGCCACCACAAGATAAAAATAAGCCAGATGATAAAAAAGATAATAAAGAGGACAACAAAGAGGAGGATAAAAATGAGAATAAAGAGGAAAGTAAAGAGGAAAGTAAGGAGGAAAATAAAGAGGATAACAACTGA